AAATGGTAATGATTTGTATTTAAAAGTGTATTTTCATACCATCGTACCCATTTGATCGTAGTGAGCTGGCCTTACCATCATTTCTAAATAACCAGAAGGCGCACCTGCGCTTTCTGGCGTTTCTGAAGATTTATACGGACTTGTATATAACATGACCAAACCAGTTGTTCTGACGGAAGCCATGACAGGCCGTTCAGTGCCTGATCCTCTGCGCCATGCGTTTGACCGGAAAACCTCTGCCCACAGCCGTGGTGCCGGTACACCCCTGCCACCCATGATGTGGCAGGAAAGCTGGAACCAGCTGATGTCCAGGCCCTTTGGTAAAGGCAAACGGGCTGCTTACTTCCATATTCCTTTCTGCCGTACCAAATGTTCTTACTGTGGTTTCTTCCAGAACACGACAAAAGAAACCATGGTCGAAAAATACGTCGACTACCTGGTACGTGAAATCGAAATGACGGCCCAGCTACCCAATGTGCAGAGCGCACCGATTCAGGCGGTTTACTTTGGTGGTGGCACACCGACTGATTTAAGCGCAGAACAGATTCGCCGCCTGGGTAAAGTGATTCGCGATAACCTGCCACTGTCAAACGACTGTGAAATGACGTTTGAATCTCGCTTCAACGGGCTGACGGATGAAAAGATTGATGCCTGTGTCGAGGCGGGTTTTAACCGCTTTTCCCTGGGTGTGCAGACCTTCAACAGTGAAATCCGTCGCAAGATGAGCCGTATTGATACGGAAGAAGTGCTTAACGAGCGTTTGCAGAAGCTGATGTCCACCGGTCAGATTGCGGTGGTGATTGACCTGATCTTTGGTCTGCCTTATCAGACCATGGACGGCTGGCTGAAAGACCTGGACAAACTGGTTGAAAGTGGCATTGATGGTGCCGACCTGTATCAGCTGATTCTGATGGGCAACACCCGTATGGCAGCCAGTATTGAAAAAGGCAGCATGCCGGAACCGGCGAACACGGTTGAAAAGGCTGATATGTTCAGGGCCGGTATCGAACACTTGAATAAACACCATTACCGTCGTCTGAGTGTCAGCCACTGGGGACGTACCAGCCGTGAACGTAACATCTACAACCATCTGTCCAAGTCCGGTTGCGATGTGATTCCTTTTGGCTCCGGCGCAGGCGGTAATATTGCCGGTCACAGCATGATGCTGCATCGCAAACTGGATGATTATTTTGCCGCTATCGACAACGGTGATAAACCGGTGATGGGCGTGGTGGCTCCCAGCTCACTCTACAAAGCCTTTGGTGCTGCCGGAGCCGCTTTTGACTTCGGTTACCTGAACCTGAAAGAGATGGACAAAAGTGGTTTTGACTTCAGCACCCGTTGTGAACCGTTGTTTGAAGAGTGGGTGAACAATGGTCTGGCAGAACGTTCCGGGCATTATGTGAACCTGACGCTGGCCGGGCAGTTCTGGGCCGTGAATCTGAACCAGGGTCTGCAGGCTTACATGCTGGAGCTGACCGAAGAGTCGGCTGAATCCGGCGGTCACATGGGGGGGCACCATCAGTCAGGTGATGAGAAGGCCAGGGGCGAGCTGGAAAAGCTGATGGCGAAAATGCCAAAGAGCATGCTGGACAAGATGCCTGAAGGCCACTCTTTAGGGAAAGAGGGTTTTACCGGCAAGGAAGACATTCCATCCGGCTGCCCGGTACACAAATTAATTAACTGGATTCGCAAATAATTAAGGAATAAAAGTCAATGTCTACGCAAGAAGCTGTACGTAAACTGATTGCCGAAAATCCGGAAAAACTGCCAGCAGAAATCGCTGCCGAGCTAAACACCACTGAACTGGAAGCCGTTTCCAACCTGCCGGAAGAGATGGTTACCCTGCTGGACGGTAGCCTGTTTGAAACCCTGACCGAAGAATTTCGCACCTGGGGCGAGGTGCTGACGGTGATTGATGTGGAAGGCCATATCTTTGAACTGGCCGGTGTATTCCCGAAAGGTGGCAAAAAATTCGGTTACTACAACATGAGCGATCGTGGCACGCCGTTGAAAGGTCATCTGAGGCTGGACGGTTTCAGCAAAATTGCCCTGGTCTCCAAACCTTTTCATGGTGTCGATACAAAGTCGGTGCAATTTTTCAGTCATGCTGGTAAAACCGTCTTCAAGCTTTATATTCGTCGTAACAAAGACAAAAGCTTTGTTGCTGAACAACTGGAAAAGTTTGAAGCACTGAAAAAACTGGCGGTCTAGCTGTTAGCTGTTAGCTGTTAGCTGTTAGCTGTTAGCTGTTAGCTATTGGCTATTAGCTAACAGCCAAAAGCCAAAAGCCAAAAGCCAAAAGCCAATAGCCAAAAGCCAATAGCCAAAAGCCAAAAGCCAAAAGCCAATAGCCAAAACAGACTACAGAAGCAACGGTGACAACAAGTGAGCAGTAAATCTCGTATAAGCATAGTGGGCTACGGTCGTGTTGGTCTGCCTCTGGCTAAAGCCCTGAAAGAAAAAGGGTACGACGTGACCGGTACGGTTACCGGTTCAGAAAAGCGTGACAAGCTGGTGGCTGAAGGTCTGGACACCCATATTCTCAGCTTTGACCCGCAACCTCAGGGCAACCTGGCGGCTGCCATGGAAGCGGATGTGCTGGTTATTACCATTCCACCTTCCATGCGTGCCCCTCAGGATTATCCGGCGATTCTTGAAAGCCTTGCTGATGCGGCGGCGAACAGTGGGATTAAAAAGGTGCTGTTTGTTGCCACTACCTCAGTTTATCCGCAAACCGGTGATGAGGTTCGTGAAGAAGACGCTACCCATGAGGCCAGTCCGTTTCTTGGTTTTTCCTGGTTGCCTCTGGAAGAAACCTTTACGCAGCGTGACGAATTTACAACAACCGTTGTGCGGTTTTCCGGCCTGATGGGGGGTGGCATTAACCCGGGTATGTACTTTGCCGGGCGCGAACTGAAAGGCGCAAATGATCCTGTCAATATGATCCATATAGACGATTGCGTTGGCGCAATAGCTGCTATTATCGAACAGGATGTATGGGGTGAGGCGTTTAATGCTTCAGCGGATGAACATCCCAGAAAGCGCGACTTCTACACCAAAGCCTGTGCCAGTGCGGGTATTCCGGCACCGGTTTTCAGTGATGAACCTTCCCCCTACCGTATCGTCAACTGCGACAAACTGAAGCAGCGTCTTGGGTATGTGTTCAAACACTCCGATCCTCTGGCTGCTCTTGATAGCTAACGAGACTGAATAGCTGATGAAGAAGGTATTGCTGGTTATTGGCGGCTGTTTATCCCTGGGGTTGGGTATCCTGGGGATTGTTGTGCCATTGCTGCCAACCACACCGCTGGTGTTGTTGTCGGCCTGGTGCTTTGCCCGTTCCTGCGACCGTCTTTATAACTGGCTGATCAGTCACCCCCGGTTTGGGCAGGTCATATTGAACTGGCAGAATCACCGGGGCATGCAGGCAAAGCATAAGAAAAAGGCTTTACTGCTGACGGTGGCCAGTTTAGTGTTCAGCATTGCCCTGGCACCGATGAATCTTAAGATTCTGCTGGTGGTTATTGGTATTTGTGTCATGACGGGAGTGAGTCTGATTCGAGTCATACCTGAAACAAATGGTCACAATAATTAAGCACCGTCCTTTCTGCTCAACTATGCTCATTGGCTCAAAGCCATGAGCAGCTCTCTATGAGCAACCGCTCTTCATAAGCGATAGTCCTTTATAAGTAAACAGCTCTTCATAAGCGACAGACGTTGTCATTTGCCCCGTGGGGTAAATCAGGCCGTTTTGTTCTACGGGGGTATTGGTTGTGGCCCGTTGCAGGCAGTTTATTCTGCTTCTTATTGTTTTTTTGATATCTGGTAGCCTGTATTCACCACAGCCGGTGTTCCCCTACCTGTCTGATTACTTTCATTCCAATCCGGCACAAACTTCTGAACTGGTGACCCGCATCATGCTGGTTCTGTGCTTTGGGGCATTTATGTCCGGGTTGCTCCTCCGGGCCATTTCAGCCCGGATGATTTTGTTAGTGTGCTTCCCTCTGCTGGGCGGGATGGAGATTCTTTTTTCCTCCGTTGAGCACATTGAGCATGCTCTTGTCCTGAAAACCATCGAAGGCATACTGTTCTCCGCTATTTTACCGGCACTGTTAACGGCTCTCGCTGACACATCCGATAAGGCTGGTGATGCAGTGGTGTGGTATGTGTCGGCTTCAGTGACCGGGTCAATGTGTGGGCGCTTTTTGAGTGGGTCGTTGATCTCAGCCGGGTATCATTCTCCGGTATGGATTGCTATTGGTTCAGTAATGCTGGTGATATCACCGTTTATTCTGTTGCTGGATCGGGTCTCTGGTAATTCCGGGAATATCCAGTTGAAAACGGCTTTAGCTGAAGTGCTGGGACGTAAGGATGTCTGGGCGTGTGTGCTTCTTATATTTACGGCTATCTGCTGCCTGGCTTCGATCCTGAATTACCTGCCTTTTCACATGCGTTCCCGACACCCTGATATGTCGGCAGCACAAATTGCCACTCTTTATACCGGTTATATCTGCGCCATTATCAGCTCAATATTGACACCCAGGGCAAGACGCTGTGTTGGTAATGACCGGTTCCTGTTTCGGTTGACATTGTTCTCGCTGTTGCTGGGGATGACAATACTGGTGGTGGATGACTATGGATCATGCCTTGTTGCGGTAGCGATCATCTGCGGTGCTGTGTTTATGTTACATAGCGGATTATCAACGTATCTTAATCAGCATGTTTCTGAACATCGCCGGGTGGTTAACGGGGTTTACCTGGCCAGCTATTATCTGGGGGGAGCGTTCAGCAGTATGTTGCCGGGCAGTCTGTTTATGTCGATGGGCTGGCTTTGGTTGCTGGGTGGGTTGTTTATTCTGCTGTGTGTGGCGATAGCCGTGGTTAATCTGATTGAGTGCTGACTCAATGGCGTTATCAGGAGCGCCACCATCTTGATAATTTTGCAGACCAGCTCAGGGTGAAATCTTTCTTATAGAGTTCTGTTTTTTTGCCTGTGCTGTCGGTCATTCTATCAAAAAATATTTTGGTCTGGAGCAGTTGATAAGCCCAGAAGATTCCCAGTGCTATAGAACGGTCGTTATCAAGATAAATTTCCTTGCCTTCCATTGTCCACTTTTGAGCCTTTGCCATGATCATCATGGGAAACTGATGCATTTCACAAAACAGATTGCACCATGGGTCGCACACCCAGAAGCTGTTACCAGTACAGTGGCGGAAGTCATCTAAAAGCATTGAAGCAGGTAGCTCTTCGGCAAGTATTATGAAGCCATGAAGATTATTTCGCGCAAACCAGATATTGGGTATTTTCAGGTCAACACCCTGCCTGAGAGCAATGCTGGCGTATTCGCAACAATTCCCGGCTCTTTGCCCCTGATCACTGGCGAGCAGTAATTTTACCCCCTGGGAGGCATGCCCGTA
Above is a genomic segment from Endozoicomonas euniceicola containing:
- the hutW gene encoding heme anaerobic degradation radical SAM methyltransferase ChuW/HutW, translating into MTKPVVLTEAMTGRSVPDPLRHAFDRKTSAHSRGAGTPLPPMMWQESWNQLMSRPFGKGKRAAYFHIPFCRTKCSYCGFFQNTTKETMVEKYVDYLVREIEMTAQLPNVQSAPIQAVYFGGGTPTDLSAEQIRRLGKVIRDNLPLSNDCEMTFESRFNGLTDEKIDACVEAGFNRFSLGVQTFNSEIRRKMSRIDTEEVLNERLQKLMSTGQIAVVIDLIFGLPYQTMDGWLKDLDKLVESGIDGADLYQLILMGNTRMAASIEKGSMPEPANTVEKADMFRAGIEHLNKHHYRRLSVSHWGRTSRERNIYNHLSKSGCDVIPFGSGAGGNIAGHSMMLHRKLDDYFAAIDNGDKPVMGVVAPSSLYKAFGAAGAAFDFGYLNLKEMDKSGFDFSTRCEPLFEEWVNNGLAERSGHYVNLTLAGQFWAVNLNQGLQAYMLELTEESAESGGHMGGHHQSGDEKARGELEKLMAKMPKSMLDKMPEGHSLGKEGFTGKEDIPSGCPVHKLINWIRK
- the hutX gene encoding heme utilization cystosolic carrier protein HutX — its product is MSTQEAVRKLIAENPEKLPAEIAAELNTTELEAVSNLPEEMVTLLDGSLFETLTEEFRTWGEVLTVIDVEGHIFELAGVFPKGGKKFGYYNMSDRGTPLKGHLRLDGFSKIALVSKPFHGVDTKSVQFFSHAGKTVFKLYIRRNKDKSFVAEQLEKFEALKKLAV
- a CDS encoding NAD-dependent epimerase/dehydratase family protein; translation: MSSKSRISIVGYGRVGLPLAKALKEKGYDVTGTVTGSEKRDKLVAEGLDTHILSFDPQPQGNLAAAMEADVLVITIPPSMRAPQDYPAILESLADAAANSGIKKVLFVATTSVYPQTGDEVREEDATHEASPFLGFSWLPLEETFTQRDEFTTTVVRFSGLMGGGINPGMYFAGRELKGANDPVNMIHIDDCVGAIAAIIEQDVWGEAFNASADEHPRKRDFYTKACASAGIPAPVFSDEPSPYRIVNCDKLKQRLGYVFKHSDPLAALDS
- a CDS encoding YbaN family protein, with the translated sequence MKKVLLVIGGCLSLGLGILGIVVPLLPTTPLVLLSAWCFARSCDRLYNWLISHPRFGQVILNWQNHRGMQAKHKKKALLLTVASLVFSIALAPMNLKILLVVIGICVMTGVSLIRVIPETNGHNN
- a CDS encoding MFS transporter, with amino-acid sequence MARCRQFILLLIVFLISGSLYSPQPVFPYLSDYFHSNPAQTSELVTRIMLVLCFGAFMSGLLLRAISARMILLVCFPLLGGMEILFSSVEHIEHALVLKTIEGILFSAILPALLTALADTSDKAGDAVVWYVSASVTGSMCGRFLSGSLISAGYHSPVWIAIGSVMLVISPFILLLDRVSGNSGNIQLKTALAEVLGRKDVWACVLLIFTAICCLASILNYLPFHMRSRHPDMSAAQIATLYTGYICAIISSILTPRARRCVGNDRFLFRLTLFSLLLGMTILVVDDYGSCLVAVAIICGAVFMLHSGLSTYLNQHVSEHRRVVNGVYLASYYLGGAFSSMLPGSLFMSMGWLWLLGGLFILLCVAIAVVNLIEC